From one Drosophila gunungcola strain Sukarami chromosome 2R unlocalized genomic scaffold, Dgunungcola_SK_2 000006F, whole genome shotgun sequence genomic stretch:
- the LOC128255217 gene encoding uncharacterized protein LOC128255217, whose amino-acid sequence MIRPFVTLLYFLLTSSSIVFTACVNNVTGTSSPGPGPGQSTSLTSGHIHRTAAAIERVNLLWCYACHTMDDGEACVDVAVRNDTALMKKCHGEEFICMVKRFSYTTSTENSTSSPKMWSLDRRCAANCEPGCIIIGERTKLYACTSCCEESFCNTGRGAASGIFHREDTGIGTRLFWLAAPFLVNMSLVLYKRHAGHVLLKLQ is encoded by the exons ATGATACGGCCCTTCGTCACGCTGCTCTACTTCCTGCTGACCAGTTCGTCCATCGTCTTCACGGCCTGTGTCAACAATG TAACGGGCACCAGTTCGCCCGGACCCGGACCCGGACAAAGCACCTCGCTGACCAGCGGGCACATTCATCGCACGGCGGCGGCCATCGAGAGGGTTAACCTGCTGTGGTGCTACGCCTGCCACACGATGGACGATGGCGAGGCCTGCGTGGATGTGGCGGTCCGGAACGACACCGCTCTGATGAAGAAGTGTCATGGCGAGGAGTTCATCTGCATG GTCAAGCGATTCTCGTACACCACCAGCACGGAGAACTCGACCAGTTCGCCCAAGATGTGGTCCTTGGATCGCAGATGTGCCGCCAACTGTGAGCCCGGCTGCATCATCATTGGCGAGCGGACCAAACTGTATGCCTGCACCTCCTGCTGCGAGGAGTCCTTCTGCAACACGGGTCGCGGTGCCGCCTCCGGAATCTTCCATCGCGAGGACACAGGCATTGGCACACGGCTCTTCTGGCTGGCCGCCCCCTTTTTGGTCAACATGTCGTTGGTGCTGTACAAACGTCACGCCGGCCACGTCCTCCTCAAGCTGCAATAG